The Styela clava chromosome 2, kaStyClav1.hap1.2, whole genome shotgun sequence genome contains a region encoding:
- the LOC144419822 gene encoding uncharacterized protein LOC144419822 produces MDIPSTGQRESLPNSTSYHGLIEENAKIINMNMQWIICQAVCIIIFIITMGVFCAMTSYGLRNRKLKCNSRDKSSILYVMVFSAGIETLLRLGAFEVMLSTVFMTLDDGICNAATVVHGIFYSINIMMVYVTLWLRQYLLYSRPNMKRLTPKWLRFLSYVCILLILIQNIYYMYVYATTVKMVSNGVECVQVLEDGEDKTLNTMFSISVFIGIASQALLLFLFIFPLLKHVQNRRRQSRVKLPPADDSHTVKLLPSSQAKNESGVAESSFSAQEVCNTAAPKDEIVEDKPTVSALQAELKSEKQINCSPSAKRLTVADVSIVGEYSVDEKTANSIKHPCQSLEIVHQKIDKEHENVKPKWEHTEAVTKLDDHEIERTENDPQIVSNPQNYESSIAPVEEKARTKSIGNNPIKHQDSVKPSPIIYVLKKSTVLATITVISDICTLAVFAVFVAMFDREYIGSYVYSCINEINAFVNNFAIFFILKDWKTVLSNCFCR; encoded by the coding sequence ATGGATATTCCATCAACGGGACAAAGAGAAAGTCTCCCGAATTCGACCAGCTACCACGGTTTAATTGAAGAAAACGCCAAGATAATAAACATGAATATGCAATGGATTATTTGTCAAGCAGTGTGCATTATCATTTTCATCATCACAATGGGAGTGTtttgtgctatgacgtcatatgGATTACGTAACAGGAAGCTAAAATGCAACAGCAGAGATAAAAGTTCGATTTTGTATGTGATGGTTTTTTCAGCTGGCATTGAAACCCTTCTTAGACTTGGTGCTTTTGAGGTAATGCTGTCCACTGTATTTATGACTCTTGATGATGGTATTTGTAACGCCGCTACCGTTGTTCACggaattttttattcaatcaaCATTATGATGGTCTATGTCACATTATGGCTTCGACAGTATCTGTTATACTCTCGTCCAAACATGAAACGATTAACTCCTAAATGGCTTCGGTTTTTAAGTTACGTTTGcatattgctaattttaattcaaaatatatattacatgtACGTCTATGCTACTACTGTAAAGATGGTTTCTAATGGAGTTGAATGTGTTCAGGTTTTAGAAGATGGCGAGGACAAAACTTTAAATACAATGTTTTCTATATCGGTTTTCATAGGGATTGCAAGTCAAgctttattgttatttttatttatatttcctcTTCTTAAACACGTCCAAAATCGGAGACGACAAAGTAGGGTTAAACTACCACCAGCTGACGATTCTCACACTGTTAAACTCCTTCCTTCATCACAAGCAAAGAACGAATCTGGTGTAGCGGAATCTTCATTTTCAGCTCAGGAAGTCTGTAATACTGCAGCACCAAAAGATGAAATAGTTGAAGACAAGCCAACTGTATCAGCTTTACAAGCAGaattaaaaagtgaaaaacaaatcaattgCTCTCCATCAGCAAAGAGACTTACAGTCGCAGACGTTTCCATTGTAGGAGAATATTCAGTCGATGAGAAAACAGCAAATTCAATCAAACATCCTTGCCAGTCTTTGGAGATAGTCCACCAGAAAATTGACAAGGAACATGAAAATGTCAAACCTAAGTGGGAGCACACAGAAGCCGTTACGAAACTAGATGATCATGAAATCGAACGAACTGAAAATGACCCTCAGATTGTCAGCAACCCTCAAAATTATGAAAGTTCCATTGCTCCTGTAGAAGAAAAGGCTCGAACAAAATCTATCGGGAACAATCCCATAAAACACCAGGATTCAGTAAAACCGAGCCCCATAATATACGTTTTGAAAAAATCTACTGTGCTGGCAACAATAACTGTTATAAGTGATATCTGCACGTTAGCTGTTTTTGCGGTATTTGTAGCGATGTTTGACAGAGAATATATTGGATCGTATGTTTATTCTTGTATAAACGAAATTAATGCATTTGTAAATAATTTcgcaatattttttatactcAAAGACTGGAAAACTGTGTTGTCAAACTGTTTTTGTAGATGA
- the LOC144419821 gene encoding uncharacterized protein LOC144419821, whose protein sequence is MFMDNVTTSYNQSTEHVTVNLTSEEYIAARTYKNTQWITCQVLVIFMSFVTVYIFLGMTFYGIIDKKFKSRRRDKSSILYVLVYVAVIQSLLRLGTLQVSLLTVLITIDDVICYVITNGSGFIYALNVLTVYLTLWLRQHLLYSQPNMKRLIPSHMKSLSYVCLVLIIVQNVYYIYVFGTTIKVVSNGVECVQVFDDDDKDVKIKILFSVELFLTLLSQGLLLFLFIFPLCKHIKNKKQQHKDTSLHEENSPAKKFIEPPGKAEIAESSLSDEKCSSSKNDQTCSVLVDVNRTPEYDTLKRNRLKNFANISPTAKRLVVADVVQYPSTGEGSSLANQVNQTQSSTENIQVSSEWNLADNTRTLKVPDTTETTPLQVAEVDDTITSDEVIQNEQQQTQEEKITMSDKSITEVLGRNSRRPSPILQVLKKSTVLAIITITTDFLTFGVFEILMNVSESNNIIFETYVFASVNEVNAFINNSAIFFILKDWKFILRPPTKRN, encoded by the coding sequence ATGTTCATGGATAATGTCACAACATCTTATAATCAATCTACTGAACACGTAACTGTTAATTTGACTTCTGAAGAGTATATTGCTGCAAGGACTTACAAAAACACACAATGGATTACTTGTCAAGTCTTAGTTATTTTCATGTCATTTGTCACCGTGTATATATTTCTCGGAATGACATTTTATggaataattgataaaaaattcaaaagcagACGGCGAGATAAAAGTTCAATTTTATACGTTTTGGTGTATGTAGCAGTTATACAATCTTTACTACGATTGGGAACATTACAAGTGTCTCTTTTGACAGTTTTAATAAcgattgatgacgtcatatgttACGTCATAACAAATGGGAGTGGATTTATATATGCGTTAAATGTATTAACTGTTTACTTGACTTTATGGCTTCGTCAACATTTACTTTATTCGCAACCAAACATGAAGCGTCTGATTCCTTCTCATATGAAAAGCTTGAGTTATGTTTGTCTTGTTTTGATTATTGTTCAAAACGTTTACTATATCTACGTGTTTGGGACGACAATAAAAGTAGTCTCAAATGGAGTTGAATGTGTACAAGTTTTTGATGACGACGATAAagatgttaaaataaaaatattattttcggtcGAATTATTTTTGACTTTATTAAGCCAAGGTTTATTGCTATTCTTGTTTATATTTCCGTTATGTAAAcacattaaaaacaaaaagcaGCAACACAAAGATACATCGTTACATGAAGAAAATTCACCGGcgaaaaaatttattgaaccGCCAGGGAAGGCAGAAATAGCAGAATCTTCTTTGTCGGATGAAAAGTGTTCGTCGTCGAAAAATGATCAAACTTGTTCAGTTTTAGTTGATGTAAATCGAACTCCAGAATATGATACCTTGAAACGAAATCGTCTTAAAAACTTCGCGAACATTTCTCCAACGGCTAAACGGTTGGTCGTGGCAGATGTGGTGCAATACCCATCTACCGGTGAAGGTAGTAGCCTCGCGAATCAGGTCAATCAAACACAATCGTCAACAGAAAACATTCAAGTATCTTCTGAATGGAACCTCGCAGACAACACCAGGACTCTCAAAGTACCTGATACTACAGAAACCACTCCCCTTCAAGTAGCAGAGGTGGATGATACTATTACTTCAGATGAGGTGATTCAAAACGAACAGCAACAAACTCAGGAAGAGAAAATAACAATGTCCGACAAGTCAATTACAGAAGTTTTAGGGCGCAATTCCAGAAGACCCAGCCCTATACTTCAGGTGCTGAAGAAGTCCACTGTACTTGCTATAATCACCATAACTACCGATTTTCTTACTTTTGgggtttttgaaattttaatgaacgtttctgaaagtaataatattatttttgagaCTTATGTTTTTGCTAGTGTAAATGAAGTAAATGCTTTTATCAATAATTCtgcgatattttttattttgaaagattggaaatttattttaaggccGCCAACAAAACGTAATTAG